The following proteins come from a genomic window of Lolium rigidum isolate FL_2022 chromosome 5, APGP_CSIRO_Lrig_0.1, whole genome shotgun sequence:
- the LOC124652908 gene encoding ras-related protein RGP1, producing MSRGYGEMGQKVDYVFKVVLIGDSAVGKSQLLARFARNEFSLDSKATIGVEFQTKTLHIDNRTVKAQIWDTAGQERYRAVTSAYYRGAVGAMLVYDMTKRQSFDHMARWLEELRSHADKNIVIMLIGNKSDLGTLRAVPTEDAKEFAERESLFFMETSALEATNVENAFTTALTEIYRTVSKKNLIANDESNSSGNASLLKGTKVIIPGQEAAPAAKAACCMSS from the exons ATGTCCCGGGGCTACGGGGAGATGGGGCAGAAGGTGGACTACGTCTTCAAGGTGGTTCTCATCGGCGACTCCGCCGTCGGCAAGTCGCAGCTGCTCGCGCGGTTCGCTCGCAACGAGTTCAGCCTCGACTCCAAGGCCACCATCGGCGTCGAGTTCCAGACCAAGACCCTGCACATCGACAACCGGACCGTCAAGGCGCAGATCTGGGACACCGCCGGACAAGAAAG GTACCGAGCAGTAACAAGTGCGTACTACAGAGGTGCAGTAGGAGCTATGCTAGTATATGACATGACCAAGCGTCAGTCCTTCGATCATATGGCAAGGTGGCTCGAGGAATTGCGAAGCCATGCTGACAAGAACATCGTTATCATGCTAATTGGGAACAAATCAGATCTTGGTACACTCCGGGCTGTCCCGACCGAGGATGCTAAGGAGTTTGCTGAACGTGAGAGCCTCTTCTTCATGGAGACCTCCGCACTTGAGGCCACCAATGTCGAAAACGCTTTCACAACTGCTCTCACAGAGATATACCGCACCGTCAGCAAGAAAAACCTTATTGCAAACGACGAGTCTAATTCTAGCGGAAACGCGAGTTTGCTGAAAGGaacaaaagttatcatccctggTCAGGAGGCAGCCCCTGCAGCCAAGGCCGCATGCTGTATGTCCTCGTAG
- the LOC124655455 gene encoding SKP1-like protein 1, producing the protein MITLISSDGEKFEIAQEAAAMSQTVNHMIEDNCVDDKGVKLPNVTSGILAKVIEYCNKHVAASGDSASEQDLKTFDVAFIKLDQATLYDIILAANFLEIKGLLDLSCQRVADMIKGKSPEEIRQTFNIKNDFTPEEEAEIRRENQWAFE; encoded by the coding sequence ATGATCACGCTGATCAGCTCCGACGGCGAGAAGTTCGAGATCGCGCAGGAGGCAGCGGCCATGTCCCAGACCGTCAACCACATGATCGAGGACAACTGCGTCGACGACAAGGGCGTCAAGCTCCCCAACGTCACCTCCGGCATACTCGCCAAGGTCATCGAGTACTGTAACAAGCACGTCGCCGCCTCCGGCGATAGCGCCAGCGAGCAGGACCTCAAGACCTTTGACGTCGCCTTCATCAAATTGGATCAGGCCACTCTGTACGACATCATCCTCGCCGCCAACTTTCTGGAGATCAAGGGCCTCCTCGACCTCAGCTGCCAGAGGGTGGCTGACATGATCAAGGGCAAGTCACCAGAGGAAATCCGCCAGACGTTCAACATCAAGAATGACTtcacgccggaggaggaggcagagATCCGCAGGGAGAACCAGTGGGCATTTGAGTAG
- the LOC124656619 gene encoding SKP1-like protein 1 codes for MAATTADEKKADEVVGKMITLISSDGEKFEIAQEAAAMSQTVNHMIEDNCVDDKGVKLPNVTSGILSKVIEYCNKHVAASGDIASEQDPKTFDVAFIIELDQATLYDIILAANFLEIKGLLDLSCQRVADMIKGKSPEEIRQTFNIKNDFTPEEEAEIRRENQWAFE; via the coding sequence ATGGCGGCGACCACGGCGGACGAAAAGAAAGCTGACGAGGTCGTGGGCAAGATGATCACGCTGATCAGCTCCGACGGCGAGAAGTTCGAGATCGCGCAGGAGGCAGCGGCCATGTCCCAGACCGTCAACCACATGATCGAGGACAACTGCGTCGACGACAAGGGCGTCAAGCTCCCCAACGTCACCTCCGGCATACTCTCCAAGGTCATCGAGTACTGTAACAAGCACGTCGCCGCCTCCGGCGATATCGCCAGCGAGCAGGACCCCAAGACCTTTGACGTCGCCTTCATCATCGAATTGGATCAGGCCACTCTGTACGACATCATCCTCGCCGCCAACTTTCTGGAGATCAAGGGCCTCCTCGACCTCAGCTGCCAGAGGGTGGCTGACATGATCAAGGGCAAGTCACCAGAGGAAATCCGCCAGACGTTCAACATCAAGAATGACTtcacgccggaggaggaggcagagATCCGCAGGGAGAACCAGTGGGCATTTGAGTAG
- the LOC124656620 gene encoding uncharacterized protein LOC124656620: MPSDAAFPPPASVSKNSGRKMHKMLKSAFKRADSPGLSAASGDEPELSPSASVGSSASSGSRASSGKRVGRGSRSDDVGDRSSRESFELDGSKNEKMVALAALRDAKIASAYEPFPWDRKMRELLPVPDSSRFLSLLLLPKATDGTHTRYSSLDDTLARADAWLASSRSSGVPVQLASVQTEALLTKISGETAVSTVNTLSDLANMSNVSLYGFEDYHGVDIGLVRAVRLWYAPSGAGGETAVEIALRQGDTRLGFAISRTEEGFIYVSSVADESTPGVASTRSGLLELHRAARRAGKLLVVSRVGGEKVLPWLVSTAGDVRCFDTVSLSQKLSLHRHALRPITLHFLAWDDGVLPPPPQPPRSPVLMMSPPSAESDAEELDGDGDGPGIEAGRGGPKGSSFRFQNIGLPDSWM, from the exons ATGCCGAGCGACGCCGCCTTCCCGCCGCCGGCTTCAGTTTCCAAGAACAGCggccgcaagatgcacaagatgcTCAAGTCGGCCTTCAAGCGTGCCGACTCCCCGGGTCTGAGCGCCGCCTCAGGGGACGAGCCGGAGCTCAGCCCGTCGGCGTCAGTGGGATCGAGCGCCTCGAGCGGTAGCCGAGCGTCGTCGGGAAAGCGTGTCGGCCGGGGGTCGCGGAGCGACGACGTCGGCGACCGGTCCAGCCGCGAGAGCTTCGAGCTCGACG GTTCCAAGAACGAGAAGATGGTGGCGCTGGCGGCGCTGCGGGACGCCAAGATCGCGTCGGCGTACGAGCCATTCCCGTGGGACAGGAAAATGAGGGAGCTGCTGCCGGTGCCGGACTCGAGCCGCTTCCTGTCGCTGCTGCTGCTCCCCAAGGCCACGGACGGAACCCACACCCGCTACAGCTCCCTGGACGACACCCTCGCCCGCGCCGACGCCTGGCTCGCCTCCTCCCGCAGCTCCGGCGTCCCCGTCCAGCTTGCAAGCGTCCAGACCGAGGCGTTGCTCACCAAGATCTCCGGCGAGACGGCCGTCTCCACGGTGAACACCCTCTCCGACCTGGCCAACATGTCCAACGTCAGCCTCTACGGGTTCGAGGACTACCACGGCGTGGACATTGGCCTGGTGCGCGCGGTGCGGCTCTGGTACGCGCCGTCGGGCGCCGGCGGCGAGACCGCGGTGGAGATCGCGCTGCGGCAGGGGGACACCAGGCTCGGCTTCGCCATCAGCCGCACCGAGGAAGGGTTCATCTACGTGTCGTCCGTGGCGGACGAGAGCACGCCGGGCGTGGCGTCCACGCGGTCGGGCCTGCTCGAGCTGCACCGAGCGGCGCGCCGGGCTGGAAAGCTGTTGGTGGTGTCGCGCGTCGGCGGGGAGAAGGTGCTTCCCTGGTTGGTCTCCACCGCCGGCGACGTCAGGTGCTTCGACACCGTCTCGCTCAGCCAGAAGCTGTCGCTACACCGCCACGCGCTGCGGCCCATCACGCTCCACTTCCTCGCCTGGGACGACGGCGtcctcccgccgccaccgcagCCGCCGCGGTCACCGGTACTCATGATGTCGCCGCCGTCCGCGGAAAGTGACGCCGAAGAGCTCGATGGTGACGGCGACGGCCCCGGGATCGAGGCCGGCAGGGGAGGACCCAAGGGGTCGTCATTCAGGTTTCAGAACATCGGACTCCCGGATAGCTGGATGTGA
- the LOC124652044 gene encoding protein SRC2-like, with protein sequence MAYQILNLTLISATDLKKVTFFSRMRVYAVVSISGGDPCTPSHGTQVDFHGGRNPTWNAMLQLPIPAGADTRGLALHVLLRSKAPFFGHRDVGEVFVPLNDLLSGSSADGGADPRTMSYQVRRPVSGRAHGVLYFSYKFSDVKADVATPSVADQYSAKYPSRDHHMAVSNKTMGAPVTPYPPQAQAPLAYPPSNVPYGAPYMAYPPQPYGGYASPPPYGYNSAPTPATYGYAPPPMAAPARHRGGMGMGLGLGLLGGAVGGMMLGEEIGDFEADAAYDAGFNDGLSF encoded by the coding sequence ATGGCCTACCAGATTCTCAACCTGACGTTGATCTCGGCGACCGACCTTAAGAAGGTGACATTCTTCTCCCGCATGCGCGTCTATGCCGTCGTCTCCATCTCCGGCGGCGACCCTTGCACGCCCAGCCACGGCACCCAAGTCGACTTCCACGGCGGACGGAACCCCACGTGGAACGCCATGCTCCAGCTCCCGATCCCCGCCGGCGCGGACACCCGCGGCCTCGCCCTGCACGTGCTGCTACGCTCCAAGGCCCCCTTCTTCGGCCACCGCGATGTCGGCGAGGTGTTCGTCCCTCTCAACGATCTTCTCTCCGGCTCCAGCGCGGATGGCGGTGCCGACCCCAGGACGATGAGCTACCAGGTGCGGCGCCCCGTATCTGGTCGGGCCCACGGTGTCCTCTACTTCAGCTACAAGTTCTCCGACGTCAAAGCCGACGTAGCCACTCCGTCCGTTGCCGACCAATATAGTGCCAAGTATCCTTCTCGTGACCATCATATGGCAGTGTCGAACAAGACCATGGGGGCGCCCGTCACCCCGTACCCGCCACAAGCGCAGGCTCCGTTGGCATACCCACCGAGTAACGTACCTTACGGCGCGCCATACATGGCGTATCCACCACAGCCATATGGTGGGTACGCGTCTCCGCCACCGTACGGGTACAATTCTGCTCCAACACCGGCGACGTACGGCTACGCGCCACCGCCTATGGCTGCGCCAGCAAGGCATCGGGGAGGGATGGGCATGGGTCTAGGCCTCGGGCTCCTCGGCGGCGCCGTCGGAGGGATGATGCTCGGTGAAGAGATCGGTGACTTTGAGGCCGATGCTGCCTACGACGCTGGTTTCAATGATGGGTTGAGTTTTTAG